The nucleotide sequence TtcgtaaaaaaaaaacgataCGCTAGCCAAGCTCATCTTGAACCTCAGCTATTCAGAACGGATAATAAACCAATcagaagatatatttgttaTTGCTGAATCTTGTTGAAGCTGTTGTTTTTTTCAAGCTCCGCGTGCGGGAAGCAATTTTTATTATGTATCAGAACGACTTCAACTttccatttcattttctaTCACTGTTCTTGCTGATtatagatgaatgaaatttcaaagaaCAAAACATTGACACAAAAGCTTGCGTCCGAGTTCTTTCTAAACGGTAGGATTCCCGCGTGACCAACGCCCCTCATTGTACATCTCGGCACTCAGATAAGAGGTGATTTCCAAAGAGTCATTCTCGATTTTGCATGAAATGTACGTCTGTAGCCCAGTGGCCTTTTCTAGGCGACGGTAAGTGCACATTCGATTCAACACACCCATGAAGTCCCCTGCACTCTGGTCTTGCATACCTCTGCGTTTCCTGAAGAACTCTTGCAGTCCTTCAGCAACAGAGAGATCATCCTTTGCGTAATGTTTCACCGGAAGGTAAACTTTTGTGGTAACTTTGGAACTACCAGGACGAACTTCAAAGTAATAGAGAATTCCTGAGGTGATGTGCGCTTTGTGAGGAAGACAGTCGGTATGACTTTGGCCACCACAACTAAAGACCAGATCCCACAACATTTGAAGCTCTTTTAAGCCATCTGAAATTTTAGACTTATCCTCGAAGATACTCATAGTTTCCATGACGCTTGCCAGTCTTATGTCTGGACACCTAGCATATATCTTCATGCGTGACTTTTGGGGCGAAAGGCAATCAAAGGCAATCATGAATGGATCAAGTCCGAGTGACCTGCTCTTCAAGTTTAAAGACTGAACCAATCCTTGAAGGGATGaccatttcatttcatgaGCAAAACTGGATAAAGATTCGAAAATAACAGCAGATTCTGTTTGAGATGTTCCAACTGCTCTTGCAAACGGCATCATGTACAGCTTGACAACAGGCATCTTATCTCTCAGTTCAAATGCCATGAATAAACTTGAGCGGGGTTGTTGCGGATCGAACCGGGATATAAAATCTTCAGAAAGAACGTCTTTTGGGGGAGTGAAATCCTTAAGAAGACGGTAAAACCACTGCACGTTGATTTCCGGCACATCAGCTTCAAGGCGGTCAACAAGATCAATAGTAGCTTTCTGATTCCATGGATCGGTAACTGTGCCGGATTCCTTGTTAATAGCTTCAATACTAAAGCGCACTCTTCTATCAACATCTCCTTGTGCATTTCCCCAGTTCCAGCTAAATTCGATGGGACTGAAATCATCAGTCATGTAGCTTTTCCATTGAGGGGGCTGGTTTGCATCCATCGGAAATGCACCGAGATTGGGAACGATGTATGTGTGATAGAACATCATGGCGGAAGTCTGTTGGCGCAAGTCATATTTTCCGGAAACAAGCAGGTCCCGTACAATCTCACTTGTAGCATTCCACCAGAGGAGAGCATCGGGAGACAAGTGTTTATCTGGAAGTGTGGAAGAAGCAAGCTCAATATCATGAGCTGATGAGCTACTCTGTCGCTGAATACCCTGTCGTTGCACGAGTGTATCAGTATCGAATTTGTAAAATCAAGCAGAGCTATGACTAACCGAGATACAGTCCATAATGAGATATATCTCCAAAGCTTGTCAATAACTATGGAACCTGTAAAGATGAATCTAGCTTCCGAAATATGATTGAGAATGAGAGTGCTGAGCGGATGGTGTGGAATCTTTTGAGGTAGCGGGAGACTTATATATCACAGAATAATACTTTCCTTTAGCAGTTTAATGGTAAGGTAGACTGcttgattcattcatatttGCTAACTCTATTGTGTACAATCTAATCTCATGATTCCCAACTAAGCAAAGTTTCAGAAGTTTTATGTGCTATACCTcccctgtggtggcagaatccgTGGTTGACGAAATGAACACTTCGTTAGTGcaataaaatcttcaatactttaattctatattgaaaaaagcgtttttaaaatattaataaaattaatttaaatctCTATATCTTATAAAGCTTATTCTAATCAATAGGGTTTCGGTGAATTtcttaaatttgaaaagctaATTTTAAGTTTTAGTCTGAGGCAATTACTTTCAAGTAAAAAGGTCTACTTGCATCAAAATCAGATTatgttatttatttaatatattctataatatatgatataatagTAAAGCCTttgattaaagaataaattgtaAGTGATATAAGTGATTGACTCCTTACTCCCCTTTAAACTTTCAGCTAATGCTTTCCGTCTACCCTTTAGCTCATATactcctctttttcttcttaccTCTTTGATTTCCTCTTTAATCTTCTCTTTGACCTCCTCCTAGTTCCTATACACATACCTTTCTATTCACCTTTCCTATACttctaatattcaaaaatcttgAAATCTCCAAGGCCTTTCAGGATCtccatttttgtttttcttttcaaaaatttcagTGATAAACAGATTGCAAAATTTATGGATTATATTTGTTGTTActaaaatgaatatttcgTTAATAACAAAAGGAACTTTAAGATTGTAATATATGCAATAGAAATTTGTATgaggatttatattgaatttcttttcgttctGGATATTAACTTTGTCAACACAAGGCTCCAACCAGTCACTAACATCCAACATCGAGGTAGTATTCTTGAAACTAGATGATAACTACCCTAGTTGCAGTAATTGTAGTAGAGATGGGGGTTGGTGCCGCGTATAGCACAAAAGTACATTTGGGGACAACCATCGCATCGGATACAATGTATAGCCAACGATTTCTCCGttcttcaattgaatatttgtCGTCATAAGAACCAACTGCATACAGTGCCATCTCCATAGATGCAGATCATTGAGCTATACCCCCAGAAGTGTAAAAGTGAAAACTTGGCTGCAAAAGATTCCTGGATTCTTCTAATCTGGAGAGGACATTGACTAGTCGTCATCCAACACTTAACTAGTCGGCACATAGTAGCAGTGCTTACTGCGAGTCTTTTGGGGTCTAGGATTAGAGCGGTTAGTACTGGTTCTAGCTTggtatcaaaaaaaaaaaatgatacTACGCGATTATATTGTCGGGGCTGGAAACTACCCAACACTTCAGGATACCACATGCATACTTCTGCATCCGTATAGATTCGAGGCTTGGGGTATGATAGGTGTGGCTAGCCATAACCACAATCACCCATGTGGATTAGCGGGAGTCTTTCCACGAATCATGCGTAGATTATAGGCTACAATAGCACCTTTTTAGTGAAAGGTTTGGCTtggagaatatcaagaaagaaagtggTAATCACCCCTTGTGAGTATCGTATCCGCATGTCTCTATGGTCAACTGTGAGAATGGTTTTTGAACGGGTACCGAGTCAACACATCCAAGATAAACGTATTTTCTTGTACTTTGctccaaaagaaagaatgtgTTTGCACCCCTCAAAAAGACGGAATTCTAAGCGAAATTGCTCAGGCCTCTGGAACTGCGTGAGCGGTTCCCGAACTCCACCTTCCCTTTCAGGAAACATTCGGTACCGGTATTCTGGTACGGATGCAAGTATCATAGCTCCTATTGGCGCTGCAATATATTTCTCAACTGCGCGGTGCATCAATCTATATAGCTTCTTGGCCCTTTAAATTACTCCGCATGCACGCAATCTGAATGGGTGCAGGAGCAGGAATCTCCATCTGGCAAACCAAGCTTACAGCGATTCTTCCCGCAATCACAGCTTCCCTTTCAACAGAAGTTTGAAACCAATTTAATGAATAGGTAGTGTACATTAAGCTATTGAATATAATGCTAGATGGTGGAGTCAATACATTCTGATACACAGTTATCTCCGATCTAGAAACCaatagaagaaaaaatcaaaattattacATCGTATTCCTCCCGCCTCATCTATCAATATAGGCAGAGAACCATACAAAGATCAACCCTAGCCAAATGATAAAGATTCCCAATTCTCAGATTATATAACGAAAGCATTTCGCAGCCCTCGCATTTCCCACCACACAGTCCCGTATTACCTTTTCAAAAGTCCAAAGCACAGCAATCTAGCGAAACGTCAACTTACACACATCACTTACAAAGACCAATAAGAACCCTCGATATCTCACCATAAAAATCATACTATATCTTCACACACTATGAGTTCTCCTTGCACTTACAAGTTTGAGAAATCCTctcatccacccacccactcaAACCATCACCTCCGgcgagagaaaaaaaaaaaaaaaacaacttACATATCAATCCCAGACACGcaatcattcatccatccatccacacaccAACACATTCCCCAGGAACAAACAACTATATCCcgtcttctttccttcccttcctcttctccaaataAGCCAGCTAGTCGCTTTATAGTCTCGACTCTCAAGTAATAACAAGATAAAAGACATCAGATAGttataagaaataaaataaagagattATACTCTATACTCTATCAATGCTATCAATGCTATCAAAACCATTCACCTTCCCCTTTCTACGTTCCACCCACCTTTCActttccatctcccaccTTCCAAATTCCCACAACTatcctctcatctcaaaCCACCCCAAACTATCGAAACCAAAAAACTAGCATATCAATACCAACATACACCAATTGACTAACAACTGATAGTTGAATAACCGACTATCCAAAAAATCATGCTTTCCACCTCCATACCTCCATACCCCTACAAACTCCTACACCCACTTAAACACAcaattcccatctcccaatCCCCATCTCCCAATCAACAACCCCATCCCGCACACCCAAAACATCAGACTAACTAACAAACTACTCCATAGAATCCACGTCCACCGTTAAATTTTCAATACGGAATAGTACCTAACCCATCAAGCTAGCTAACCAAGTACACGTGGAATAGCcgttatataaatacaagGGCTATACTATTCAAGAAGCTAGCGTGGCCTTCGATTTCGCTCAAGTGTCACTAACTACGAAAGCCTTGGACATCAAGTCATTCATCCGCATTCACACATAAAACGATATTCCCCGTCTGAAAATCCAATCGACATAGTAAACTTTTCCTTTAATTCACTGTGCAAGATAATGAAATAcctatactatatacatacagacatgcatacatacatcccaTTGATATGGATCTGCATCATATGAATCCATCTTAAagatcatcatatcatcattttcatttcctccaatTCTACTTTTCTCTCAAAAGTTTCCCTTTTATCTATCCTCCTCCTCTATCTCGCACCACCCCTCACAACTCATCCTTTACcttctcccccttctccGCTTCAAAAGCACCCCCACTCAAATCCGGCATCCCCATAATCTTAACCACCAAACTCGTCCACCCTGTGAAATGTTGAGTTCTCTGTCCCAATCCGGTTTCGGGATTATATTGTTCCCACGCAAATCCGGTTTCTTGCCAGCTGTCATAGACTGTCTTGATAAGATTCAATCTAAGTCTAGTATAGAGATCTTTAGATTTTTCTTGGTGGGGGCCAGGGATTTGTGCGTATTTCTATAAAATGATTAGCATTTTCGGCTAAGGGATAATcagaaaggagaaaagggGGGGGAACTTACAAGTAGTTGAGAAACAGCCAAgaaattcatattcatccaGATAGGACCTCTCCAGTAATTTTCATCTGTTCCATAGAACGAATCTTTCTTACTTAAAGATCTAATACCATGTTCACTCCACAATTCCTCTTCATCGCCCAACAAATTAAGAATGTGACCCAATTTATCACTATCCTTATCAACGAGACCTGTcaagaaagggaagagagaaacaTATCCCTTGTGACAAACCAATTGATGTTCTTCGTAATCATCAATTGTAGCATCGCAGTAacatttttccttttcgcTCCAATGTAAATCATCAATGTTGTGGTGAATAGCTATTTCAATGGTAGCTAACTCGGCAACATCATCGGCCATGCCGAGGAGACCAGCAATGTTCTTGAGAGATTTGGTCATCATACCCATCCATgacatcaaatcaaca is from Botrytis cinerea B05.10 chromosome 16, complete sequence and encodes:
- the Bcdmats1 gene encoding Bcdmats1, coding for MDCISGIQRQSSSSAHDIELASSTLPDKHLSPDALLWWNATSEIVRDLLVSGKYDLRQQTSAMMFYHTYIVPNLGAFPMDANQPPQWKSYMTDDFSPIEFSWNWGNAQGDVDRRVRFSIEAINKESGTVTDPWNQKATIDLVDRLEADVPEINVQWFYRLLKDFTPPKDVLSEDFISRFDPQQPRSSLFMAFELRDKMPVVKLYMMPFARAVGTSQTESAVIFESLSSFAHEMKWSSLQGLVQSLNLKSRSLGLDPFMIAFDCLSPQKSRMKIYARCPDIRLASVMETMSIFEDKSKISDGLKELQMLWDLVFSCGGQSHTDCLPHKAHITSGILYYFEVRPGSSKVTTKVYLPVKHYAKDDLSVAEGLQEFFRKRRGMQDQSAGDFMGVLNRMCTYRRLEKATGLQTYISCKIENDSLEITSYLSAEMYNEGRWSRGNPTV